The Hymenobacter sp. 5317J-9 genome has a window encoding:
- the rpsU gene encoding 30S ribosomal protein S21 — protein sequence MIIVQIKDNESVDRALKRFKKKFERTGVLKELRRRTFFQKPSITQRKMKQKAVYKLATYGQPNE from the coding sequence ATGATTATCGTTCAAATCAAAGACAACGAATCGGTTGACCGCGCTCTGAAGCGTTTCAAGAAGAAGTTTGAGCGCACCGGCGTGCTGAAAGAACTGCGTCGTCGCACGTTCTTCCAAAAGCCCAGCATCACGCAGCGCAAAATGAAGCAGAAGGCTGTCTACAAGCTCGCCACCTACGGCCAGCCCAACGAATAG
- a CDS encoding tyrosine-type recombinase/integrase yields the protein MDAFLDFLRFEKRYSGHTLTSYQTDLGQFAAYLKSAHELSDPAQATHPLIRGWVVELMQQDLDPRTVNRKVACLRSYYKFLLRAGTIASNPMLRIKAPKMAKKLPEFVPEDSLNGLLNSFEFGSDFAGVRDQLVLEMLYGTGIRLSELIGIHADDVSLGSGTVRVTGKGNKQRIVPLNPTLMQVIEKYQARRAHEFGAIEGPLLLTDKGEAMYEKFVYRCVKRYLSQITTSGAQQHPHALRHAFATHLLGKGADLNSIKELLGHASLAATQVYTHLSVDRLKSVFEQAHPRA from the coding sequence ATGGACGCTTTTCTCGATTTTTTGCGCTTTGAGAAGCGCTACAGTGGGCACACGCTGACTTCGTACCAGACCGACCTGGGCCAGTTTGCGGCGTACCTCAAATCGGCGCACGAGCTCAGCGACCCGGCCCAGGCCACGCACCCGCTCATTCGGGGCTGGGTGGTGGAGCTGATGCAGCAGGACCTCGACCCGCGCACCGTGAACCGCAAGGTGGCCTGCCTGCGCTCCTACTACAAGTTCCTGCTGCGGGCCGGCACCATTGCCAGCAACCCCATGCTGCGCATCAAGGCGCCGAAGATGGCCAAGAAGCTGCCCGAGTTCGTGCCCGAAGACTCGTTGAACGGCCTGCTGAACTCGTTCGAGTTCGGCAGCGACTTTGCCGGCGTGCGCGACCAGCTGGTGCTGGAAATGCTGTACGGCACCGGCATTCGCCTCTCGGAGCTCATCGGCATTCACGCCGACGACGTGAGCCTGGGCAGTGGCACGGTGCGCGTGACGGGCAAGGGCAACAAGCAACGCATCGTGCCGCTGAACCCAACGCTGATGCAGGTAATTGAGAAATATCAGGCCCGGCGGGCGCACGAATTCGGGGCAATAGAAGGCCCGTTGCTGCTCACCGACAAAGGCGAGGCCATGTACGAAAAGTTTGTGTACCGCTGCGTGAAGCGGTATTTGAGCCAGATTACGACCTCAGGGGCGCAGCAGCACCCGCACGCGTTGCGGCACGCCTTCGCCACGCATTTGCTGGGCAAGGGCGCCGACCTGAATTCCATCAAGGAGTTGCTGGGGCACGCCAGTTTGGCAGCCACGCAGGTGTACACGCACCTGTCCGTCGACCGCCTGAAATCCGTATTTGAACAGGCCCACCCACGGGCCTGA
- the raiA gene encoding ribosome-associated translation inhibitor RaiA produces the protein MKVQMHSVHFDADKKLLDFVQQRLNKLETFYDKFTDGEVIMRLNNKDGIANKTVEIKLFVPGSTLFSAEDAASFEAAADAATESLRRQITRYKEKTLSH, from the coding sequence ATGAAAGTTCAGATGCATTCGGTGCACTTCGACGCCGACAAGAAATTGCTTGATTTTGTGCAGCAACGCCTCAATAAGCTGGAAACTTTTTACGATAAGTTTACCGACGGCGAGGTGATTATGCGCCTCAACAACAAAGACGGCATTGCCAATAAGACGGTAGAAATAAAACTTTTTGTGCCGGGCTCGACCCTGTTCAGCGCCGAAGACGCTGCTTCCTTCGAAGCTGCCGCTGATGCGGCCACCGAAAGCCTGCGCCGCCAAATCACGCGCTACAAAGAGAAAACCCTGAGCCATTAA